Proteins encoded together in one Astatotilapia calliptera chromosome 7, fAstCal1.2, whole genome shotgun sequence window:
- the LOC113026466 gene encoding transcription intermediary factor 1-alpha-like isoform X1, with translation MDAMEKQESGHTAVLSVENEAESTREERSGALDQHDLDTCPVCHLSFHSKEPKLLPCLHTFCERCLPLPSRNLDVTEPSVSQSDDGATKPLNVIRCPVCRQECMAADVVDNMFVKESFEAPSSTVERAVQLCMTCNDNTEAAGFCVECVEYLCTTCVEAHQRVKFTKDHMIRQKSEVSQDVCVVSNQRPMFCHIHKQEPLKLFCETCDLLTCRDCQLTKHKDHSYQFLEDAYKNHKEHMEHMTHQLQEKKKLIEEVSDSINSGLLLVEQNRTSLCDEIKKSVSSLILAINKKGKILLDQLEAVTKDHESLLRKQQEDIGYLSQHLDHVIDFIKWATAKNGGTALLYCKRLILFQIENLLQAKCSASFVPQSTIRFQCRASYWASNVDLGTLMVESVPGHQLGGFHHEQSSSGSPHSIALGAPHSTLAQLQMQVDKLNPQAHWQPQPPPPPCTWHQSIQLQQTVPGPLQRGSPSHSLPPQPDHRFTRPLPNHVSSTRSILSPQYQQRRTGSGSTYQTKPMDGFFSTPLTPPPLSGSVSLPHSQQRTEPTYMTRRNDSTGPMYTVKPNYPQGAETSLSSRNAPRHQSSVVYTPVSQKKTSSIFWKAPEVHQASGAVGSAAKKRQRSSPRPIIVIKDEPDDESSYVHPKQRASLPDSTDDQSQINSQGEDVQTCIHSTDNKPCCSSHAPSEPLGQSKTGPPTHISSVGEQQQVEQNKTQLEDSNEASCAVCQTTGQLLCCQKCHKAFHLTCHIPALLKSPSREWFCTFCCDLLMPEMEYVCKPEAKTIKKETDFEGAFSPVDKRKCERLLLYLFCSELNSVFQKSASLLVHADDSLTIKGPVSFSTVKNRLEAEQSMCYQNPAEFVLDIRLIFGNCVACCECQSNTELAVTCRRFKELFEDYLKLIYPDQTFPEIKPEMFQTASPDCQDSQLQSLDNIFPLAKRQRTYSDSQDAPSCHSGEEGIGLKLQFS, from the exons ATGGATGCGATGGAAAAACAGGAGTCGGGACATACTGCTGTCCTGTCAGTCGAGAACGAAGCAGAGAGCACGCGAGAGGAGCGGTCCGGTGCACTCGACCAACATGACCTGGACACGTGCCCCGTTTGTCATCTAAGCTTCCATAGCAAGGAGCCCAAACTTCTGCCGTGCCTGCACACTTTCTGCGAGAGGTGCTTGCCTTTACCGTCGAGGAATCTGGACGTGACGGAACCGTCCGTCTCCCAGAGCGACGACGGCGCGACCAAACCAC TAAACGTGATCCGCTGTCcggtgtgcaggcaggaatgtATGGCGGCAGATGTGGTGGATAATATGTTCGTGAAGGAGTCATTCGAGGCTCCCAGCAGCACGGTGGAGAGAGCAGTCCAG CTCTGTATGACCTGCAATGACAACACAGAAGCTGCTGGgttttgtgttgagtgtgtggAGTACTTGTGTACCACCTGTGTGGAGGCCCACCAAAGAGTCAAATTCACCAAAGACCATATGATCAGACAGAAGTCAGAAGTATCACAAG ACGTTTGTGTTGTGTCGAATCAGAGGCCGATGTTCTGTCATATCCACAAACAAGAGCCACTGAAACTCTTTTGTGAGACATGTGACCTGCTTACCTGTCGGGACTGCCAACTCACCAAGCATAAAGACCACAG TTATCAGTTCCTTGAAGATGCTTATAAAAACCACAAAGAGCACATGGAGCATATGACTCATCAGttacaggagaaaaagaaactgatAGAAGAGGTATCAGACTCCATAAATAGTGG ACTTCTTCTGGTGGAACAGAACCGTACTTCTTTATGTgatgaaataaagaaatctgtcagcagtTTAATCCTCGCGATAAACAAAAAGGGCAAAATTCTACTTGATCAACTTGAG gcTGTTACAAAAGATCATGAGAGTCTCTTGCGTAAACAACAGGAAGACATTGGCTATCTCTCCCAACACCTGGATCATGTCATCGACTTCATCAAATGGGCCACAGCCAAGAATGGGGGCACGGCCCTCTTGTACTGTAAACGTTTG ATTCTGTTTCAGATCGAAAACCTCCTTCAGGCAAAATGCAGTGCTTCATTCGTACCGCAGAGCACCATACGCTTCCAGTGCCGAGCCTCTTACTGGGCCTCAAATGTTGATTTGG GCACTTTAATGGTGGAGAGTGTACCAGGCCACCAGCTGGGTGGTTTTCATCATGAGCAGAGTTCCTCAGGCTCACCCCACAGCATTGCCCTGGGAGCTCCCCATAGCACTCTGGCTCAGCTCCAGATGCAGGTGGACAAGCTAAACCCCCAAGCTCATTGGCAGCCCCAACCACCTCCTCCCCCCTGCACATGGCACCAAAGCATCCAACTACAGCAAACTGTCCCAGGGCCCCTACAGAGaggctctccctcccacagTTTGCCTCCCCAACCAGACCACAGGTTTACGAGGCCTCTGCCCAACCATGTTAGCTCAACTAGGAGCATACTTTCTCCCCAG TATCAGCAGAGAAGGACAGGAAGTGGCTCCACCTACCAAACCAAGCCCATGGATGGATTTTTCTCCACACCTTTAACTCCGCCACCCCTCAGTGGTAGTGTCAGTTTACCTCATTCACAACAGAGG ACTGAGCCCACATATATGACCAGGAGAAATGATTCAACTGGTCCAATGTATACAGTGAAACCAAACTATCCTCAGGGAGCAGAAACTTCCTTGTCAAGCAGAAATG CACCAAGACATCAAAGTTCAGTGGTGTACACTCCAGTATCCCAGAAAAAAACAAG CAGCATTTTTTGGAAAGCCCCAGAAGTACACCAGGCTAGTGGAGCAGTGGGATCTGCTGCAAAGAAGAGACAACGATCATCTCCAAGGCCTATAATTGTCATCAAAGATGAGCCAGATGATGAAAGTAGTTAT gtACATCCCAAACAAAGAGCCAGCCTCCCCGACAGCACAGATGACCAATCCCAAATAAATTCCCAAGGTGAAGATGTCCAGACTTGTATACATAGCACAGACAACAAACCCTGTTGCTCTTCACACGCTCCAAGTGAGCCACTGGGCCAGAGTAAGACTGGACCTCCAACTCATATCAGTTCAGTGGGGGAACAGCAGCAGGTAGAGCAAAATAAAACCCAACTGGAAGACTCTAATGAGGCCTCGTGTGCTGTGTGTCAGACTACAGGACAGCTGTTGTGCTGCCAAAAATGTCATAAAGCTTTTCATCTGACGTGCCACATTCCAGCTCTCCTCAAATCTCCAAG CAGGGAATGGTTTTGCACTTTCTGTTGTGACCTGTTAATGCCTGAGATGGAGTATGTCTGCAAACCTGAAGCCAAAACGATAAAGAAGGAGACGGATTTTGAAGGAGCATTTTCCCCTGTGGACAAACGA AAGTGTGAGAGGCTGTTGCTGTACTTGTTTTGCAGTGAGCtcaactcagtctttcaaaagtCTGCATCTCTCTTG GTACATGCTGATGACAGTCTGACTATAAAGGGACCAGTGAGTTTTTCCACAGTGAAAAACCGTCTAGAGGCTGAGCAGAGTATGTGCTATCAAAACCCCGCAGAGTTTGTATTAGACATCAGGCTCATCTTTGGAAACTGTGTGGCCTGCTGTGAG TGCCAGAGTAACACTGAACTTGCCGTGACATGTAGGAGATTTAAAGAACTCTTTGAAGATTATCTGAAGCTCATCTACCCTGATCAGACCTTTCCAGAAATCAAACCAGAGATGTTTCAGACTGCTTCACCCGATTGTCAAGATTCTCAACTCCAGTCTCTTGACAATATATTCCCACTTGCAAAACGCCAACGCACATATTCAGATTCCCAAGATGCACCAAGCTGTCACAGTGGAGAAGAGGGTATTGGATTAAAGCTCCAATTTTCCTAA